The following coding sequences lie in one Candidatus Eremiobacterota bacterium genomic window:
- a CDS encoding NAD(P)/FAD-dependent oxidoreductase — protein MESTEFLIVGCGPAGATAAREAARAGVETVVLERDAVVGQKRVCAAGLRPGFCETFDLPREIVHCDTPRLAFFDANNREYEVAFGPGHTTTREELDGAMAGLALREGAQLRTRALFRAISRDGERIVVDYADLAAGERRAISARYAFFATGAAAQLDTAPFGRVAWSRWREGLLTTLQYRVYLAGRAAAVAYRTLELHYYLARDGRQIVAWMFPKRDHLAIGLGIMGKIRGDLLRAELDAFTARVRTRLYADAGVRAVKTEGHLLYGGAVRPMLSDDGVLVGGTAAGLVDATNGEGIFEAAMSGRFAANAVMQSRTNAKRASERYASLVGGRFRRRLTDRVRIMRYLERRPRRFALLFEQLARTPRLAEVLLKEDCKRTMSDRLYLYQQAMRFGIRTIACRG, from the coding sequence ATGGAATCCACTGAGTTTCTCATCGTCGGTTGCGGGCCCGCCGGGGCCACGGCTGCCCGTGAGGCAGCGCGCGCCGGCGTGGAAACTGTCGTGCTCGAGCGCGATGCCGTTGTCGGGCAGAAACGCGTCTGCGCCGCCGGACTGCGCCCCGGCTTCTGCGAGACATTCGATTTGCCGCGAGAGATCGTCCACTGCGACACGCCGCGACTCGCGTTCTTCGATGCGAACAACCGCGAATACGAAGTCGCTTTCGGGCCAGGCCATACCACGACGCGCGAGGAGCTCGATGGGGCGATGGCTGGGCTTGCTTTGAGAGAGGGCGCGCAATTGCGAACGCGTGCGCTTTTTCGCGCGATTAGTCGCGACGGCGAACGTATCGTCGTCGATTATGCCGATCTCGCCGCCGGTGAGCGTCGTGCTATTTCGGCCCGCTACGCGTTCTTCGCGACCGGGGCCGCGGCGCAGCTGGATACGGCGCCGTTCGGGCGGGTGGCATGGTCGCGATGGCGCGAGGGATTACTGACGACGCTGCAGTATCGCGTCTACCTCGCCGGCCGCGCGGCCGCAGTTGCCTATCGAACGCTGGAACTCCATTATTATCTTGCGCGCGACGGTCGTCAGATCGTCGCCTGGATGTTTCCGAAGCGAGATCACCTGGCGATCGGCTTAGGCATCATGGGAAAGATTCGCGGGGACCTGCTGCGCGCCGAGCTCGATGCGTTTACCGCGCGCGTGCGAACGCGTCTCTATGCCGATGCCGGCGTGCGCGCGGTGAAGACCGAAGGCCACCTGTTGTATGGCGGCGCGGTGCGGCCGATGCTCAGCGACGACGGCGTGCTCGTCGGCGGCACCGCCGCCGGTTTGGTGGACGCGACCAACGGCGAAGGCATCTTCGAAGCGGCGATGAGCGGCCGCTTCGCGGCAAATGCCGTGATGCAGTCGCGGACGAACGCGAAGCGTGCGAGCGAGCGCTATGCATCGCTGGTTGGCGGCAGGTTTCGCCGTCGTCTCACGGATCGTGTGCGCATCATGCGCTATCTCGAGCGGCGACCGCGGCGGTTCGCGCTGCTCTTCGAACAGCTCGCGAGGACTCCACGCCTGGCCGAGGTATTGCTCAAGGAAGACTGCAAGCGAACGATGAGCGATCGTCTATACCTTTATCAACAGGCAATGAGATTTGGGATTCGCACTATCGCATGCCGTGGCTAA